A genomic window from Anthonomus grandis grandis chromosome 2, icAntGran1.3, whole genome shotgun sequence includes:
- the LOC126750210 gene encoding D-beta-hydroxybutyrate dehydrogenase, mitochondrial, producing MGALSKSSRVCFEILNELYTAVGAGVLGMLVLIQHGFRSHQTLKCLSVVGLTSASLVYVFSREKQKIVANKKKVVVITGCDSGLGFSLAQHAADSGFTVIATFLNLDSKGSLEIKRLYGGYIIQIQLDITDSISIQNCVQTLEHYFSKNPGYSLHALVNNAGVMVFGEFEWQTEKLMRQQIEVNLLGTLKITNAFCHLLRHHKGRVVTVSSHCALANLPGLSVYGATKAALNSWNDGLRVEMAKYGVQVVTFIPGSFVAESSIMSKQLQYVQEMHDNFTEEQHHFYSDYFKRYNIYLSFISGSPEPQKIQDDHLYTVFEDTLLDKEPNALYKHEPLRYKFYHFLFKISPIFIRDMLVTRFMTMPQYKVETPSDDDFEDLSVS from the exons ATGGGAgccctatcgaaatcgtctagAGTATGTTTCGAAATTTTAAACGAGCTTTACACGGCGGTAGGTGCCGGAGTACTAGGGATGCTCGTACTTATCCAGCATGGCTTCCGCTCCCATCAAACCCTTAAATGTTTATCAGTGGTTGGGCTCACCTCTGCAAGTCTTGTCTATGTGTTTAGTAGGGAGAAGCAGAAAATTGTTGCTAACAAGAAGAAAGTAGTTGTTATTACTGGGTGTGACTCTG GTCTTGGCTTTTCCTTGGCCCAACATGCTGCTGACAGTGGATTCACTGTAATAGCAACATTTCTGAATCTCGATTCTAAAGGCTCCTTAGAAATTAAAAGGTTGTATGGAGGTTATATTATTCAGATTCAGCTGGATATTACTGATAGTATTAGTATCCAGAATTGTGTGCAGACATTGGAGCATTATTTTAGTAAGAACCCTGGATACA GTCTTCATGCTTTGGTAAATAATGCTGGAGTAATGGTATTTGGTGAATTCGAATGGCAAACAGAAAAACTAATGAGGCAACAAATTGAAGTGAACCTTTTGGGCAccctaaaaattacaaatgctTTTTGTCACTTGCTGAGACATCACAAAG GTAGGGTTGTTACAGTATCTAGTCATTGTGCCCTAGCAAACCTGCCAGGCTTGTCAGTCTATGGTGCGACAAAAGCTgctttaaattcctggaatgaTGGTTTAAGGGTTGAAATGGCCAAGTATGGGGTACAAGTAGTCACTTTTATACCTG gttccTTTGTGGCAGAGAGCAGCATAATGAGCAAACAACTACAATACGTTCAAGAGATGCATGATAACTTCACTGAGGAGCAACATCACTTCTACAGCGACTATTTTAAGCGTTACAACATTTATTTGTCTTTCATCTCCGGCTCGCCGGAGCCCCAGAAGATCCAAGACGATCATTTGTATACGGTGTTCGAGGACACTTTGCTGGACAAAGAGCCGAACGCCCTCTACAAACACGAACCGCTCCGGtataaattttatcattttttgtttaaaataagccCAATTTTTATAAGGGACATGCTGGTGACGAGGTTCATGACGATGCCTCAATATAAAGTAGAGACCCCTAGCGATGACGATTTCGAAGACCTCAGTGTGtcctaa
- the LOC126750643 gene encoding uncharacterized protein LOC126750643: MNFAIVLLCLGLLYPLVVFGSPKKYQAEDGGFSPSHRYYESDLPYKNKSGYIPKNPIAEPKKDFSDPKESRFGLVSYGSTGGGSYGSSGTGVSYGTMKLDIGGVALGVLLGLSIILIVPKISQVLGAVHGGYGRNLDDDMSAITNLLARIDNSLAANDIDSTSCTQRIICSVVNDAARNEKSGEATAMDQFILSFAKNSLFTYVLDGTAVKEALDIGKSNDAESCVARYSKCPLTREKVLKIMANLVPTNTK; the protein is encoded by the exons ATGAATTTCGCGATTGTTCTGTTGTGTTTGGGGCTCTTGTATCCCCTGGTGGTATTCGGGTCCCCCAAAAAATATCAAGCGGAAGACGG AGGTTTTAGTCCCAGTCACAGATACTACGAGTCGGACCTGCcctataaaaataaatcggGTTATATCCCCAAGAACCCAATCGCCGAACCGAAGAAGGACTTTTCGGATCCGAAAGAGTCCAGGTTCGGGCTCGTTTCTTATGGTAGCACCGGAGGAGG ATCCTACGGCAGCTCAGGCACTGGAGTCTCTTACGGCACAATGAAACTGGACATCGGTGGAGTCGCTCTAGGAGTGCTCCTTGGTTTAAGCATCATCCTAATAGTCCCCAAAATCTCTCAAGTCTTGGGGGCAGTGCACGGAGGATACGGACGAA ATTTAGATGATGACATGTCGGCCATCACCAACCTGTTGGCCAGAATCGACAATTCTTTGGCAGCCAACGATATCGACAGCACGTCGTGTACACAGAGGATCATTTGCAGTGTTGTGAATGATGCCGCCAGGAATGAGAAAAGTGGAGAGGCGACAGCTATGGACcagtttattttaagttttgccaA AAACTCCTTATTCACGTACGTCCTGGATGGTACAGCAGTTAAAGAAGCACTGGATATAGGAAAATCCAACGATGCCGAGAGCTGCGTCGCCAGATACAGCAAGTGCCCTCTGACAAGGGAGAAAGTGTTAAAAATAATGGCCAATCTCGTGCCTACTAAtacgaaataa